One region of Nitrospira sp. genomic DNA includes:
- a CDS encoding DUF937 domain-containing protein, with protein sequence MGLLDQLGQAAAGMMGGGDKSPLMQAVLGLLGQNSSVGGLSGLVQAFQKNGLGDIVNSWVSTGKNLPISAEQIQQGLGGDLLKQLASQAGLSSEATGGQLANLLPELIDKLTPDGKMPDSTLIEQGLNLLRGKLG encoded by the coding sequence ATGGGACTTCTCGATCAACTCGGACAGGCGGCAGCCGGCATGATGGGGGGCGGCGATAAGAGCCCCCTGATGCAAGCCGTGCTCGGACTCCTCGGACAGAATAGTTCCGTCGGCGGGCTGAGTGGACTCGTGCAGGCGTTTCAGAAGAACGGCCTGGGAGATATCGTGAATTCCTGGGTCAGTACGGGAAAGAACCTGCCGATTTCTGCGGAACAGATCCAGCAGGGCTTAGGCGGCGACCTTCTGAAGCAACTGGCGTCTCAGGCGGGCTTGAGCTCGGAAGCAACCGGGGGCCAGCTGGCCAACCTGCTTCCCGAGCTCATCGATAAGCTGACGCCGGACGGCAAGATGCCGGACAGCACATTGATTGAACAGGGATTAAATCTCTTGCGAGGAAAACTCGGGTAG
- a CDS encoding barstar family protein — translation MSLIALQSIKKPWAHLLVHAEGEALDKILSVPAHFVTKTIAGKKCKTKAGLLDEFSRVFSFPDYFGHNWDALEECLADLDWLPAKGYLVVVTDADQVLTKPDEEDDFETFVEILSEAGEAWSLKESDDATGDGLPFHAVLAVSDRHKRSRHNWFAPPLAMERKPPKSGPAKGAKKPAR, via the coding sequence ATGTCGCTCATTGCCCTCCAATCGATCAAGAAGCCCTGGGCGCATCTCCTGGTGCATGCCGAAGGAGAGGCGCTCGATAAAATTCTCTCCGTCCCCGCACACTTCGTCACCAAAACCATCGCCGGCAAGAAATGTAAAACGAAAGCAGGCCTGCTGGATGAATTCAGCCGGGTCTTCTCGTTTCCGGACTACTTCGGCCACAACTGGGATGCCCTCGAAGAATGTCTGGCCGACTTGGACTGGCTTCCCGCCAAGGGTTACCTCGTGGTGGTGACCGATGCGGATCAAGTGCTCACGAAGCCCGACGAAGAAGACGACTTTGAAACCTTCGTTGAGATCTTGAGCGAAGCCGGTGAAGCCTGGAGCCTGAAAGAATCCGACGACGCGACGGGGGACGGCCTGCCGTTTCACGCCGTGCTGGCCGTCTCCGATCGCCATAAACGGAGCCGCCACAATTGGTTCGCGCCGCCGTTGGCCATGGAACGCAAACCACCGAAGTCCGGACCGGCCAAGGGCGCAAAAAAACCCGCGCGGTAG
- a CDS encoding 6-phosphofructokinase, whose translation MSASDSQSTDQLDFVTLQGLLAYGEALAQRSSSDRFVLPLPPPPAADRLSRAEEATGRIRTFIQHAQAGLPNAEAYRTARQAVITDACGGDPLVFFAAWNLLLARGELAPLYRAPIGATQKPAHRRPVAIVPRTQLTPQLAEGRIVLDLGDDRFWLLPRDLGDRTLFLTMRHGVSEVESKTHRVGRRLANVLDAERGIPRADAVGAALARMVGVVGQQLGYLQLRNYLDPRTFLHLISHSPNTEQLCRRITTALIPERADAVHPHVEATLESQDFGWVTGMEKQAELDTAAQAFGVDAKTAKRLIKHPFYSYPGGHSFFDLYIDVIDGLHRLGRAHPGEVLCLYTHSSTLRALRIYLDPRPFREAFSEFGEYKEGQDNVVLLTLENGKLSGYSTAVGLIESERVAREAWVTVERERSQRITLKPQRIKRLLALVSGGDFGGGGAALKELRVTGNRFGLEVFFVRHGFLGLANNWIDPVTEEDTRGMGSHASSPIGSSRFEDFKDEEVQRAAMRSLAPYLADSALVVLGGDGSLRGARAIHETYGVQVVGIPGTIDNNIAGTTSLGFHSAIALANQSIESLKATSAAMGSIFFVEVMGAGSGHLALACAYQARAEGILVNEHPDPDAYIEEIVLGTLKRTLGVPNKSHIFVVAERTPHRHHREGGVHGLVDYVANTIATWPQRREKSGHYALATATKATILGHTLRGAPPTPEDKMIAQHLAYETVRRLVEQPDTIVGCMVAYHDSNRLETIPLHAVAPKPFDWELFTRMHGTELAPDRV comes from the coding sequence ATGAGCGCTTCGGACAGCCAGTCAACCGATCAGTTGGACTTTGTCACGCTGCAAGGCTTGCTGGCCTACGGTGAGGCCCTCGCGCAACGCTCATCGAGCGACAGGTTCGTGCTGCCGCTTCCCCCGCCGCCTGCTGCCGACCGGCTCTCCCGCGCCGAAGAGGCGACCGGCCGGATCAGAACCTTCATCCAGCATGCGCAGGCCGGTCTGCCCAACGCCGAGGCCTATCGCACGGCACGCCAGGCCGTCATAACCGACGCGTGCGGAGGCGACCCGCTGGTCTTCTTCGCCGCATGGAACCTGCTTCTCGCACGCGGCGAACTCGCCCCATTGTATCGCGCGCCGATCGGCGCCACGCAGAAGCCAGCGCATCGCCGTCCGGTCGCCATCGTGCCGCGCACTCAATTGACCCCACAGTTGGCCGAGGGCCGTATTGTCCTGGATCTGGGCGATGACCGGTTCTGGCTTCTTCCCCGCGACCTCGGCGACCGCACGCTCTTTCTCACGATGCGCCATGGCGTCTCGGAGGTCGAGAGCAAGACGCATCGAGTGGGCCGGCGGCTGGCCAATGTCCTGGATGCCGAACGCGGGATACCCAGGGCGGACGCCGTCGGCGCGGCACTGGCGCGCATGGTGGGCGTGGTCGGACAACAATTAGGTTACCTGCAGTTGCGCAACTATCTGGATCCGCGCACGTTCCTTCACCTCATCAGCCATAGTCCGAACACGGAACAACTCTGCCGGCGTATCACCACAGCGTTGATTCCCGAGCGTGCAGATGCCGTCCATCCCCATGTCGAGGCCACGTTGGAGTCGCAGGATTTCGGCTGGGTCACCGGCATGGAAAAACAGGCGGAGCTCGACACGGCCGCGCAGGCCTTCGGCGTCGATGCCAAGACCGCCAAGCGGCTCATCAAGCACCCGTTTTATAGTTACCCGGGCGGGCATTCGTTCTTCGACCTCTATATCGATGTGATCGACGGCCTGCACCGGCTGGGCCGTGCCCATCCCGGAGAAGTGCTCTGCCTCTATACCCACAGTTCGACCCTGCGCGCGCTGCGTATCTATCTGGACCCGCGTCCGTTCCGCGAAGCGTTTTCCGAATTCGGCGAATACAAGGAGGGACAGGACAATGTCGTCCTCCTCACGCTGGAGAACGGCAAACTCTCCGGCTACTCCACGGCCGTCGGCCTGATTGAAAGTGAACGGGTCGCCCGAGAAGCCTGGGTGACGGTCGAGCGGGAGCGGAGCCAGCGCATCACACTCAAGCCTCAACGCATCAAGCGCCTCCTGGCACTCGTGTCGGGCGGGGATTTCGGCGGCGGCGGGGCAGCGTTGAAAGAATTACGCGTGACCGGAAACCGCTTCGGCCTGGAGGTCTTTTTCGTCCGGCACGGTTTCCTCGGATTGGCGAATAACTGGATCGATCCCGTCACGGAAGAAGACACACGCGGCATGGGCAGCCATGCCAGCAGCCCCATCGGCAGCAGCCGTTTCGAAGATTTCAAAGACGAAGAGGTCCAACGCGCCGCCATGCGGTCTCTTGCGCCCTATCTCGCAGACTCGGCACTCGTGGTGCTGGGAGGCGACGGCAGCCTGCGGGGCGCCCGGGCGATTCACGAGACCTACGGGGTACAGGTCGTCGGCATTCCCGGCACCATCGACAATAACATCGCCGGCACCACTTCCCTGGGGTTTCATTCGGCCATCGCGCTGGCAAATCAATCCATTGAATCCCTCAAGGCGACCAGCGCCGCCATGGGCAGCATCTTTTTCGTGGAGGTCATGGGCGCCGGGTCCGGTCACCTGGCCCTGGCCTGCGCCTACCAGGCCCGAGCAGAGGGAATCCTCGTAAACGAGCACCCCGACCCCGATGCCTACATTGAAGAGATCGTCCTGGGCACCTTGAAACGTACCCTGGGTGTGCCCAACAAGAGCCACATCTTTGTCGTGGCGGAGCGAACTCCCCACCGGCACCACCGGGAGGGCGGAGTCCATGGGCTGGTCGACTATGTGGCCAACACCATCGCTACCTGGCCGCAACGTCGGGAGAAGTCCGGCCACTACGCATTGGCCACGGCCACGAAGGCGACGATCCTGGGGCATACGCTCAGGGGCGCCCCCCCGACACCGGAAGATAAAATGATCGCGCAGCATCTCGCCTATGAAACCGTCCGCCGGCTGGTCGAACAACCGGACACGATCGTCGGCTGTATGGTGGCGTACCACGATTCCAACCGGCTGGAAACGATTCCCCTCCATGCCGTCGCGCCTAAACCGTTTGACTGGGAGTTATTTACCCGCATGCACGGGACGGAGTTGGCCCCCGACAGGGTCTAG
- the pyk gene encoding pyruvate kinase, which yields MRKAKIVCTIGPASDAAVVLEQLIRSGMDAARLNFSHGTHDSHGRAIKTIRDTAERHGVAIAIIQDLQGPRIRVGEIDGTLELSVGQRVRLRTMSLRSGGQIGARTVLAAGPVQDIPVTYQALTRDIRPGAKILIDDGLVELTADRIVDGAVECTVVAGGRVTSHKGMNLPGTVVSAPTLTEKDREDLRFGVAQGVDYIALSFVRGAQDIMAAKQLIAECGGDVPVIAKIERQEAVTDLEAILVHADGVMVARGDLGVELGPEAVPVLQKRIIATANRRRRLVITATQMLESMTQHLRPTRAEASDVANAVFDGTDAVMLSAETAVGHYPVEVVQVMDRIIRAAEVETGPCFVRRSQGEQGQDSIPEAISLSAYSAAATIGASAIVAFSERGTTARLVSKQRPVAPIIALTPFEKVRRQMALYWGVLPHTVPQIPTTDERVNEAERRLKAEGLARSGQRIVILSGTRIGQPGGTNLMKLHEVA from the coding sequence ATGCGAAAAGCGAAAATCGTCTGCACCATCGGTCCGGCGAGCGATGCCGCTGTTGTGCTCGAGCAGCTCATTCGAAGCGGTATGGATGCAGCCCGTTTGAACTTCTCCCACGGCACGCACGACTCGCATGGGCGGGCGATCAAGACGATTCGCGACACGGCCGAGCGCCACGGGGTGGCCATTGCGATCATTCAGGACCTGCAAGGGCCGCGCATTCGCGTCGGCGAAATCGACGGCACGCTGGAGCTCAGCGTTGGTCAGCGAGTTCGGCTGAGGACGATGTCCTTGCGATCCGGCGGGCAGATCGGTGCCAGGACGGTGCTCGCCGCGGGTCCGGTGCAGGATATCCCTGTCACCTATCAGGCGCTGACCAGGGACATTCGGCCCGGGGCCAAAATACTCATCGATGACGGCTTGGTGGAATTGACGGCGGATCGTATTGTGGATGGCGCGGTAGAATGTACCGTCGTCGCCGGTGGTCGCGTGACGTCCCACAAGGGCATGAATCTGCCCGGCACGGTCGTGAGCGCTCCGACCCTGACGGAGAAAGACCGGGAAGATTTGCGTTTCGGCGTGGCGCAGGGCGTGGACTATATCGCGTTATCCTTTGTCCGTGGAGCGCAGGACATCATGGCCGCCAAGCAATTGATTGCCGAATGTGGCGGCGACGTGCCGGTGATCGCCAAGATCGAGCGGCAGGAGGCCGTCACGGACCTGGAGGCCATTCTCGTTCACGCCGACGGGGTCATGGTGGCGCGCGGAGATTTGGGCGTTGAGCTCGGCCCGGAAGCCGTGCCGGTGCTGCAGAAGCGCATCATCGCGACGGCGAATCGCCGGCGACGGCTGGTGATTACCGCGACGCAGATGCTCGAGTCCATGACGCAACATCTGCGGCCGACCAGGGCGGAAGCCTCGGATGTGGCCAATGCCGTGTTCGATGGCACCGATGCCGTGATGCTCTCCGCGGAAACGGCCGTCGGCCACTACCCGGTGGAAGTCGTGCAGGTGATGGATCGGATCATACGGGCGGCCGAAGTCGAAACGGGGCCCTGTTTTGTTCGTCGTTCGCAGGGCGAGCAGGGGCAGGACTCTATTCCAGAAGCCATCTCGCTCTCGGCCTACTCGGCGGCCGCGACGATCGGTGCGAGTGCGATCGTCGCCTTCAGTGAACGGGGGACCACGGCCCGGCTGGTTTCCAAGCAACGTCCGGTTGCGCCGATCATCGCGTTGACGCCGTTCGAGAAGGTCCGCCGGCAGATGGCGTTGTATTGGGGAGTGCTTCCCCACACCGTGCCGCAGATTCCGACGACCGATGAGCGGGTCAACGAGGCTGAGCGGCGCTTGAAGGCTGAGGGACTGGCACGGAGCGGGCAACGTATCGTCATTTTGTCCGGCACCAGAATCGGGCAACCGGGCGGGACGAATCTGATGAAATTGCATGAGGTGGCGTAG
- a CDS encoding HAD-IA family hydrolase, with product MTKKAEIDLLIFDLDGTLIESKWDIADSVNLTLRDLGVPERPQEEIFGFVGDGVKKLLRLAVGEGNKDLFDEALRVFRGHYLEHCLDRTSFYPGIDQVLTHFSAKPKAVATNKAIEYTNVILKGLGPQHFVYVVGGDNGFGLKPEPGMLVHVMEQLGVEKDRTVLVGDSTNDINGGHNAGIRVCAVGYGMGNRQKMAACEPDWFIERPEELMELFI from the coding sequence ATGACGAAGAAGGCTGAAATCGATTTGCTGATTTTCGACCTCGACGGCACGTTGATCGAGTCGAAATGGGATATCGCCGACAGCGTCAATTTGACGTTGCGCGATCTTGGTGTGCCGGAGCGCCCGCAGGAGGAAATTTTCGGATTCGTCGGCGACGGCGTGAAGAAGCTCTTGCGGCTGGCAGTCGGCGAAGGCAACAAGGACTTGTTCGATGAAGCGCTCCGGGTCTTTCGCGGACATTATCTGGAACATTGCCTGGATCGCACCTCGTTTTATCCGGGGATCGACCAGGTCCTCACCCATTTCTCCGCCAAGCCCAAGGCCGTGGCGACTAATAAGGCGATCGAATATACCAACGTGATTTTGAAGGGCCTCGGCCCGCAACACTTTGTCTATGTGGTCGGCGGCGACAACGGGTTCGGTCTCAAGCCCGAGCCCGGTATGCTGGTGCATGTGATGGAACAACTCGGAGTCGAGAAGGACCGTACGGTGCTGGTCGGCGACAGCACCAACGACATCAACGGCGGTCACAATGCAGGCATCCGGGTCTGTGCGGTGGGGTATGGCATGGGCAACCGTCAGAAGATGGCCGCCTGTGAGCCCGATTGGTTTATTGAACGACCGGAGGAACTGATGGAGCTTTTCATATGA
- a CDS encoding insulinase family protein: MMSITGARTMGALILAGVLAAAAPGQAGSPSLADRVIEHKLANGMTVLMVERHQAPIVSVNMTFGVGGVNEQVGQTGLAHLYEHMAFKGTRTVGTRDYEREQAVLDDLAMVGTELDRREREEAARAQAEGKSPVPSETVQQLQRRFKELQEKAGEYVVGNEMALLYQRHGGVGLNASTGKDITRYVISLPANRLPLWAALESDRMAHPVLREFYKERGVVMEERRLRTDDSPNGLLYETFTSTAFQAHQYGVPTIGWGSDILSLTPAATEAFFKTYYGPNNATVAIVGDINPKEVIALIEQTFGKIPAAPPIPSLVTEEPPQRGERRVEIEFDAEPALAIGYHKPTIGHPDDFVFDVIDEVLTEGVTSRLYSTLVRDKRLAASVLSDTNYPGVRAPNLFVIAATPLAPHSVAEVETAIYEELDRLKTEPISAKEFERVLNGLDADLVRSLRSNSGLASQLAFYQTVAGTWRYVLNARDRIAAVTPADVQRVAAQYLTKPNRTVGVLVKKAQDKKMAAAGEVAR, translated from the coding sequence ATGATGAGCATCACAGGGGCGAGAACAATGGGTGCGCTTATCCTGGCCGGAGTGCTTGCGGCAGCCGCGCCGGGTCAGGCCGGGTCCCCGAGCCTGGCTGACCGGGTCATCGAGCACAAGCTTGCCAACGGGATGACCGTCTTGATGGTAGAACGGCACCAGGCCCCGATTGTCAGCGTCAACATGACGTTCGGAGTCGGCGGTGTGAATGAGCAGGTCGGCCAGACCGGCCTGGCGCATCTGTACGAACATATGGCGTTCAAGGGCACCCGGACGGTCGGCACGCGGGATTACGAGCGGGAACAAGCCGTCCTGGACGATTTGGCCATGGTCGGCACCGAGCTTGACCGGCGTGAACGTGAAGAAGCGGCCCGCGCGCAGGCGGAAGGCAAATCGCCGGTTCCCTCCGAGACGGTCCAGCAGCTACAGCGCCGCTTCAAAGAACTGCAGGAGAAGGCGGGCGAATATGTGGTGGGCAATGAAATGGCGTTGCTCTATCAGCGTCACGGCGGCGTCGGTCTCAATGCGTCGACCGGCAAAGACATCACCCGCTACGTCATCAGTTTGCCGGCCAACCGGCTGCCGCTCTGGGCGGCGCTGGAGTCGGACCGCATGGCGCATCCCGTCTTGCGCGAATTTTATAAGGAGCGGGGCGTGGTGATGGAGGAGCGGCGGCTCCGCACCGACGACAGCCCGAACGGCCTGCTCTATGAAACGTTCACTTCCACGGCGTTCCAGGCGCATCAATACGGGGTACCGACCATCGGCTGGGGTTCGGACATCCTGTCCCTCACGCCGGCGGCGACAGAGGCGTTTTTCAAGACGTATTACGGGCCGAACAATGCAACGGTGGCGATTGTCGGGGACATCAATCCGAAAGAAGTCATTGCGTTGATCGAGCAGACCTTCGGAAAAATTCCGGCCGCGCCTCCCATTCCGTCCCTGGTGACGGAGGAGCCGCCGCAACGCGGTGAGCGGCGCGTCGAAATCGAATTCGATGCCGAGCCCGCCCTGGCGATCGGCTACCACAAGCCCACCATCGGCCATCCCGATGATTTCGTCTTCGATGTGATCGACGAAGTGCTGACGGAAGGCGTGACCTCCCGGTTGTACAGTACGCTCGTACGCGACAAACGGTTGGCGGCTTCGGTGTTGTCCGATACGAATTATCCCGGCGTCCGCGCCCCGAACCTCTTCGTGATTGCGGCGACCCCGCTCGCGCCCCACAGCGTGGCGGAAGTGGAAACGGCGATTTACGAGGAACTCGATCGGCTGAAGACCGAGCCGATCTCGGCCAAGGAGTTCGAGCGGGTGCTCAATGGACTCGATGCGGATCTGGTGCGATCCCTGCGTTCGAACAGCGGCCTCGCCTCACAGTTGGCCTTTTATCAGACTGTGGCCGGTACCTGGCGGTATGTGCTGAACGCGCGCGACCGGATCGCGGCGGTGACCCCTGCCGATGTACAGCGGGTGGCTGCCCAGTATTTGACGAAGCCGAACCGGACGGTCGGTGTCCTGGTCAAGAAGGCGCAAGACAAGAAAATGGCGGCTGCGGGTGAGGTGGCCCGATGA
- a CDS encoding insulinase family protein, with product MRTDRGWVSVLAMVFMIVLQATVGMTADLTSNDPRTMRFPTVEFNPPDAERVVLENGMVVYLLEDHELPLVTINVTLRTGSWLDPADKVGLAGMTGAVMRTGGSTGMSPDEVDEELEQLAASMSIGFAKESGSASLDVLKKDLKRGLQIFADLLRRPAFEQGRVELAKLQALEGIRRRQDSPGSIVGREFAKLLYGPTHPSARETSVRSIDAITREDLVAFHQRTVHPNGIILGVTGDFEKADMLALLREAFGDWAKGNVPAVTIPAVSETDAKTGLVRFVNKDTSQTHLRVGHLTIKETDPDYVAVAIANDILGGSSFRSRLFNDVRTKRGLAYSVGSGLRASVYDEGVWLMRAETKLSSTQEVVNRFVANMERMRNEPVTDTELEEAKEAYVNSFVFSFTSASSIVGRLMDLEYDGLPKDWLQQIRDKVMKLTKEDIQRAAKAHFNPERLRILAVGSGEALSKVLASFGEVKEITLVPES from the coding sequence ATGAGAACAGACAGAGGATGGGTGTCGGTCCTGGCGATGGTCTTCATGATCGTCCTGCAGGCGACGGTAGGAATGACGGCGGACCTGACGTCGAATGATCCTCGCACGATGCGGTTCCCGACGGTGGAATTTAATCCGCCGGATGCGGAGCGTGTGGTGCTGGAAAACGGCATGGTGGTCTATCTGCTCGAAGATCACGAACTCCCGCTGGTGACGATCAATGTCACGCTGAGAACCGGGAGCTGGCTGGATCCGGCGGACAAGGTTGGACTGGCCGGTATGACCGGGGCGGTGATGCGCACGGGCGGCTCGACCGGAATGTCGCCCGATGAGGTCGATGAAGAGCTCGAACAATTGGCCGCTTCGATGTCCATCGGATTTGCGAAAGAATCCGGTTCGGCGTCTCTCGATGTGCTGAAGAAAGATCTGAAGCGTGGGTTGCAGATCTTCGCCGATCTGTTGCGTCGGCCGGCGTTCGAGCAGGGCCGGGTGGAGTTAGCGAAATTGCAGGCGTTGGAAGGCATCAGGCGGCGGCAGGACAGTCCCGGCTCGATCGTCGGGCGGGAGTTTGCCAAGCTGCTCTACGGCCCGACCCATCCGAGTGCCCGTGAAACCTCCGTTCGTTCGATCGATGCGATCACCCGTGAAGATCTGGTGGCGTTTCATCAACGGACCGTTCATCCCAACGGCATCATCCTCGGCGTGACCGGCGACTTCGAGAAGGCCGACATGTTGGCCCTGTTGCGCGAGGCCTTCGGCGATTGGGCCAAGGGCAACGTGCCCGCCGTCACGATTCCCGCGGTGTCCGAGACCGATGCCAAGACCGGTCTCGTACGATTCGTGAACAAGGACACGTCGCAAACGCACCTGCGGGTGGGACATCTGACCATCAAGGAAACCGACCCCGATTACGTGGCGGTCGCGATCGCCAACGACATCCTGGGCGGTAGTTCGTTCCGCAGCCGGCTCTTCAACGACGTGCGCACGAAGCGCGGCCTGGCCTATTCCGTCGGCAGCGGCCTACGGGCCAGTGTGTACGACGAAGGTGTCTGGCTGATGCGCGCCGAAACCAAGCTGTCTTCGACTCAGGAAGTGGTGAATCGGTTCGTGGCCAACATGGAGCGGATGCGCAATGAACCGGTGACCGACACCGAATTGGAAGAAGCGAAGGAAGCCTATGTGAACTCGTTCGTCTTCTCGTTCACCAGCGCGTCGAGCATTGTGGGGCGGCTGATGGATCTTGAATATGACGGGTTGCCGAAAGATTGGCTGCAGCAGATCCGCGACAAGGTGATGAAGCTGACGAAAGAGGATATCCAGCGGGCGGCGAAGGCCCATTTTAATCCCGAGCGGCTGCGGATTCTGGCCGTCGGGTCCGGTGAGGCCCTGTCGAAAGTGCTGGCGAGCTTCGGTGAAGTGAAGGAAATTACGCTGGTACCGGAGAGTTGA
- a CDS encoding MBL fold metallo-hydrolase, which yields MPLEDELSDILKKARNGQQRSMADVARVSGLSEVEVSELERGQSPRSREQVQAVAKALGLRAEPLAQVVDGWTPEAFPSSLPHVETVFGSIGGYEVKGYVVHDRGEAVLVDTAYNAGGMLSVLAGRNLRLRAICLTHGHSDHAEGIEAILKAYPVPVYLGPEDLDLLSWRPSPQVLHVPQGGETLQVGGLTVRFMPTPGHTPGGVCYRVEQAGAPICFVGDTLFAGSIGRSNPAGLYETHLESVRKQVLTLAPDTRLFPGHGPATTVREELLHNPFAT from the coding sequence ATGCCTCTTGAAGACGAACTCAGCGATATTCTGAAGAAGGCTCGCAATGGACAGCAGCGGTCGATGGCCGATGTGGCGCGTGTGAGTGGCTTGTCTGAAGTCGAAGTGAGTGAGCTGGAACGGGGGCAATCGCCACGGAGTCGCGAACAGGTCCAGGCTGTTGCCAAGGCGCTCGGGCTGAGGGCGGAACCGCTGGCACAGGTGGTGGATGGTTGGACCCCTGAGGCGTTCCCTTCGTCTCTGCCACATGTTGAGACCGTGTTCGGGTCGATCGGCGGGTATGAGGTGAAGGGCTATGTCGTCCATGATCGAGGCGAAGCCGTGCTGGTCGATACCGCGTACAACGCCGGCGGGATGCTGTCCGTTCTCGCCGGGCGGAATCTGCGCCTGCGGGCCATCTGTCTGACGCACGGTCACTCCGATCATGCCGAGGGCATTGAGGCAATCCTCAAGGCATACCCGGTGCCGGTCTACCTTGGCCCTGAGGATCTCGATCTCTTGAGCTGGCGGCCATCGCCGCAGGTGTTGCATGTGCCGCAGGGAGGCGAGACGCTTCAGGTCGGCGGGCTGACTGTGCGGTTCATGCCCACGCCGGGTCATACACCGGGCGGAGTCTGTTACCGGGTCGAACAGGCCGGTGCCCCGATCTGTTTTGTGGGGGATACGCTGTTTGCCGGCTCCATCGGTCGCTCCAATCCAGCCGGGCTCTATGAGACCCATCTGGAATCGGTCCGCAAGCAGGTGTTGACGCTGGCTCCCGACACAAGGCTTTTTCCGGGACATGGACCGGCTACTACGGTTCGTGAAGAGTTACTCCACAATCCGTTCGCGACGTAA
- a CDS encoding site-2 protease family protein translates to MNRDESDQKRSSGELLSSSLGDSEEDEWVEEERAGFSAFLLPGLLFLLTVFTVLWAGAYQTNTNPLVGPWNFLVDDPGSLWRGVPFAATLLGILVTHELGHYVLSRIHGVPTSLPLFVPGLPHFVGTFGAIIRMRAPLTDRRALFDIGVAGPIAGFVVAVVALVIGLRLSTVVPIQTSYGMHLGEPLLLQFASWVVIGPLSPTADVVLHPVGFAAWFGLFITSLNLLPIGQLDGGHVAYALLGERQRSVAVALVPILMVFGWLGWKGWFVWVGLAGMMGLAHPPVRNPHRELGGVRVLVGWLALVIFVLTFSWEPFILR, encoded by the coding sequence ATGAACCGCGACGAGTCGGATCAGAAGCGGTCTTCGGGTGAACTGCTCTCTTCCTCGTTAGGCGACAGCGAGGAGGACGAATGGGTTGAGGAGGAACGTGCGGGTTTCTCCGCGTTTCTACTCCCGGGCCTGCTGTTTCTGCTCACCGTCTTTACCGTCCTTTGGGCTGGGGCCTACCAAACCAACACCAATCCGCTCGTCGGCCCGTGGAATTTTCTGGTCGATGATCCCGGCTCGTTATGGCGGGGTGTTCCATTTGCCGCCACTCTGCTGGGCATTCTGGTGACGCACGAACTCGGTCATTATGTGTTGTCGCGCATCCACGGTGTGCCGACGTCGCTGCCGCTGTTCGTGCCGGGACTACCGCATTTCGTCGGCACGTTCGGCGCCATCATCCGTATGCGGGCGCCGCTGACGGATCGCCGGGCCCTGTTCGATATCGGGGTTGCCGGGCCGATCGCCGGGTTTGTCGTCGCGGTGGTTGCCCTCGTGATCGGCCTCCGGCTTTCGACGGTGGTGCCGATTCAAACTAGTTATGGGATGCACCTTGGCGAGCCGCTTCTCCTTCAGTTTGCGTCGTGGGTGGTAATCGGTCCGCTCTCTCCTACCGCGGACGTGGTGCTCCATCCGGTCGGGTTTGCTGCCTGGTTCGGGCTCTTCATTACGTCACTCAACCTGCTTCCGATCGGCCAGCTTGACGGGGGGCATGTCGCCTATGCGTTGTTGGGAGAGCGGCAACGCAGTGTGGCGGTCGCCCTCGTGCCGATCCTCATGGTCTTCGGCTGGCTGGGCTGGAAGGGGTGGTTCGTATGGGTGGGGCTTGCCGGCATGATGGGCCTGGCGCATCCACCGGTCCGGAATCCTCATCGTGAGCTGGGAGGAGTCCGTGTGCTGGTCGGTTGGCTCGCCCTCGTGATTTTCGTCCTCACCTTCTCCTGGGAGCCGTTCATCTTGCGGTAA